Proteins co-encoded in one Xiphophorus hellerii strain 12219 chromosome 10, Xiphophorus_hellerii-4.1, whole genome shotgun sequence genomic window:
- the dclre1a gene encoding DNA cross-link repair 1A protein: MSQKDDSENDIWEYKSLEKTRKSNKSPCVSKRRCTARKTSKKDSSPSLRSKEKSTKTKTNESGDSSAAGEAVESKLLLSNELSVKCYATEVIQSDSNATERQMSEDFCPICQMPFHILVVQSQRWHVAECLDNPRDKCKECPDGLQCSSTIPNHYKKFNHTLLAETRANGHAAAPSLSWQTETSGEANLQEIQNNEALGFPLDRSQGTTSFPSSFSSLNHTPTPPTKPRNGLLLLRSPGPDDFKKKKGWLGNNNKAQKSVCEISPTPVKEILSDQACEVSTEKQTSLKDDDDDDDGISYSPLSELPAESEINCRKSLFLNESSGNEHSVILFNDSFSSEDEILAEFIDKNCDEGATFDDPSSSSSSQLDPVSSLVPSNQQAAEAPCVSRREISGSSIQSPQSVVLERLRETICLEVHSSQKLNSAQVSSSQDSFGSNYQNMLPQKGQTKAVQGSGLKQTDIGVFFGLKPLKDTETESLQNNLDASSVPASGKNLGRHKQRKRKADPETEVAQAAAIGNDSVGAQSDAGRGGNRGWRRSWNRINADGEVQLPRCPFYKKIPGTKFVVDAFRYGEIEGITSYFLTHFHSDHYGGLTRTSTFPIYCNRITGNLVKSKLRVAEQFVHILPMNAEVTVEGVRVVLLDANHCPGAAMLLFFLPDGQTVLHTGDFRADPSMETYPELLSCRVQTLYLDTTYCSPEYTFPRQQEVISFAASRAFELVTLHPRTLVVCGSYSVGKEKVFLALAEVLGSKVCLSRDKYNTMCCLESRQIKERITTDWKAAQVHVLPMMQLSFKKLQDHLARFSAQYDRLVAFKPTGWTFSEQVESVEDIQPQISGNISIYGVPYSEHSSFLELKRFVQWLQPLKIIPTVNVGSWSSRKAMEKCFSEWQSEARAKL, encoded by the exons ATGTCACAGAAGGATGACTCCGAAAATGACATTTGGGAATATAAATCCCTGGAGAAGACGAGAAAGAGCAATAAATCGCCGTGCGTTTCCAAGAGAAGATGTACTGCCAGGAAAACGTCAAAGAAGGACAGCTCTCCCTCTCTCAGGTCAAAAGAGAAGAgtacaaaaaccaaaacaaatgaaagtggAGACTCCTCTGCTGCTGGGGAGGCAGTTGAAAGCAAACTTTTATTATCAAATGAATTATCCGTCAAGTGTTATGCTACAGAGGTAATCCAAAGTGACAGCAATGCAACCGAGAGGCAGATGTCTGAAGACTTCTGTCCCATCTGTCAGATGCCTTTCCACATTCTGGTTGTACAGTCTCAGAGATGGCATGTTGCTGAATGCCTCGACAACCCCAGGGACAAATGCAAAG AATGTCCAGATGGCCTCCAGTGCTCCTCCACCATTCCAAACCATTACAAGAAGTTCAACCACACGCTTCTCGCTGAAACCCGTGCAAATGGCCACGCCGCGGCCCCCAGTCTGTCCTGGCAAACAGAGACCAGCGGAGAAGCAAATCTCCAAGAAATTCAGAACAATGAGGCGCTCGGCTTTCCATTAGATCGCTCTCAGGGGACGACTTcctttccttcttccttttccAGTCTGAATCACACTCCAACCCCTCCGACAAAACCTAGAAATGGCCTTTTGTTGCTGCGTTCTCCTGGGCCTGATGactttaagaaaaagaaaggctGGTTggggaataataataaagctcAGAAGTCAGTTTGTGAGATTTCACCCACTCCTGTCAAGGAGATTCTTTCAGATCAAGCTTGTGAAGTTTCAACAGAGAAGCAGACATCGCtcaaagatgatgatgatgatgacgatggaATCTCCTACTCTCCGCTGTCTGAGCTCCCTGCAGAGTCTGAAATCAACTGCAGAAAGTCTCTTTTCCTTAATGAAAGCTCTGGTAATGAACACTCAGTGATTCTGTTCAACGACAGCTTCTCAAGTGAAGATGAAATCCTGGCTGAATTCATAGACAAGAACTGTGATGAAGGTGCAACTTTTGATGatccctcttcttcctcctcatctcAGCTGGATCCAGTTTCTTCATTAGTACCTTCTAATCAGCAGGCTGCAGAAGCTCCTTGTGTATCTAGGAGGGAAATCAGCGGCAGCAGCATTCAGTCTCCACAGAGTGTCGTTTTAGAGCGACTAAGAGAAACTATTTGCTTAGAGGTTCACAGCAGTCAGAAACTTAATTCTGCTCAGGTATCTTCATCACAGGATTCGTTTGGGTCAAATTATCAAAACATGCTGCCTCAGAAAGGCCAAACCAAGGCAGTCCAGGGTTCTGGACTGAAGCAGACTGACATCGGGGTGTTTTTTGGTCTCAAACCGCTCAAGGATACagaaactgaaagtttacaaaacaaccTGGACGCGTCGTCTGTTCCAGCGTCTGGTAAGAACCTGGGACGGCAcaaacaaaggaaaagaaaagctgacCCGGAGACGGAGGTAGCGCAGGCAGCGGCGATCGGAAATGACTCGGTTGGCGCTCAAAGTGACGCAGGTAGAGGTGGGAACAGAGGATGGAGACGAAGCTGGAACAGAATAAATGCTGACGGAGAAGTGCAGCTGCCCCGTTGTCCGTTTTATAAGAAGATTCCAG gtaCAAAGTTTGTTGTCGATGCGTTCCGTTATGGCGAGATTGAGGGCATAACCTCGTACTTCCTGACACATTTCCACTCGGACCATTACGGAGGCCTGACCAGAACCTCCACGTTTCCAATCTACTGTAACAGA ATCACGGGGAACCTGGTGAAGAGCAAGCTTCGGGTGGCGGAGCAGTTCGTCCACATCCTGCCCATGAACGCCGAGGTCACCGTGGAGGGAGTCAGGGTTGTCCTCCTGGACGCCAACCA TTGTCCAGGAGCTGCAATGCTGCTGTTCTTCTTGCCCGATGGACAGACGGTTCTCCATACCGGTGACTTCAGGGCCGACCCCTCCATGGAAACATACCCCGAGTTGCTCAGCTGCCGGGTTCAGACTCTCTACCTGGACACAAC CTACTGCAGCCCTGAGTACACGTTTCCCAGGCAGCAGGAAGTCATCAGCTTTGCAGCCAGCAGGGCCTTTGAGTTGGTGACTCTGCACCCGCGAACACTCGTGGTGTGTGGCTCGTACTCTGTGGGGAAAGAAAAGGTCTTCTTAG CGCTGGCAGAGGTCTTGGGGTCAAAAGTGTGTCTCTCCAGAGACAAATACAACACCATGTGCTGCCTGGAGTCTCGGCAAATCAAGGAGCGGATAACCACCGACTGGAAGGCAGCCCAGGTTCACGTGCTTCCCATGATGCAGCTCTCCTTCAAA AAGCTGCAGGATCACCTGGCACGCTTTTCAGCACAGTATGATCGACTGGTAGCCTTCAAGCCCACCGGCTGGACCTTCAGCGAGCAGGTGGAGTCGGTGGAAGACATCCAGCCACAGATCAGCGGCAACATCTCCATTTACG